Part of the Pieris rapae chromosome 14, ilPieRapa1.1, whole genome shotgun sequence genome is shown below.
tgaagatGTTGGATATGGATAGATATAGAGatggattttaaatttttttttcatattgttGTTTTTCTTGTGCTGAGAAAGAGATGGCGATATTTAAATGTGCGTTTTGTGAATGACTTACCCGCGTCATTGTTAAATCCCTTAAGTTGTTTTTGTAACTTTCTTTCCAGAGACAGTCTATCTTCCTCCGTATAAACGTAACCTGGTACGTTTGATAAGTACTTGGTAAAATAGACCAAGGCCTCGTGATCTATAGCTGGGTGAATGGCGCTCAGGCCTGATGCCATAACGTGGGCAGCGTGTTCAAAATAGTCTGGTGGACTTGTTAGACATGGCGTGAACACTTTGTCCTGGAGGATTTGACAGATTTCTTTGGTTTCATTAAAGGTTTTGCGGCAAATATTGTAcctatgtaataattaattcattcaaTTGGACATAGTGATTTGTGTTTGTTATAACTTATAGCTTTCATGTGTGCACCGCGAAGTGGCCGACGAATGACTAAATTGAataggtaaaatatttaaaggttAGAACTAATATTTGAAGCCCAAATAAATTCAGTTACATATTCTTGAAATTAACAATTCCGTAATCATGTCATCAATCTTATTTTaagactatttaatttaatgtccATACAAATgcggaataaaaaaatatatacctgtCCTCCAAGCCGAGTGCGTAGCCTATTACTCCCCAGAAATGATTGTATGCCTCCCAATCGCCGGGCTGTAAAGCTCGTATACCCAgtttatttggttttaaaaccGTAAAACCTATAAAGCCAAATAGTGTTAAGGCCATATCACGTTGAGATACAGTTCCATGGCCTTTTAGCTTAGAAGCGCGGTCAGCTACTATATGGTGGGACCGTACGGTTTGGAGAGACCGCCATGAtcttaaaaaacatacatatataaaaatttaatctgcaaagcttttttttgtttgtagcaaacattatattatgtttatctcacacactgttttattgttttttattactatttattgtataatattctacggttccgatatttgtaaatatgtgaggaacatgtatacCTACAATAAAAGAcctgtatagtagttttattttggGAGATattcacatattattatttaactaatgtatacaaatattggaaattttattttaaaagagtaagtgtggagtttcttgcctaTTCTTCTCCACCTTTTGGaagtggagaagaatgggcaagaaactgtAGGAGGCAAGTGTAAAAACTACGAAGCGTGCTACTTACAGGCTACCTGGCTTCAGATCATGGTCAAACCAAGATTTAACGTGTGAATACGTTGACCAATATCGTTTGAAGGCTGTGTACTGTGAGTTCGAGCGTCGGGTTCCAACCAGAACACTTAGGATGGTGGGAATAGCCATAACGGCTACCAAACCCAAAATCATCGTTATTGACTGCATGAAGAAAAAGTCCTTTTGAAAGCGACGACCcctaataaacaaaagatacATATATTGGATTCGCATGGAAAGATaggaaagatattttatagttcTTGACGAGATTCCGTCGTCATCCATTTAGTTAAAtacttattcaaaattataggGATACATTACATGTCTAGAACATTAATAGGTACTtactgattatattttttttcgtcaAACCATTCTGGTAGTTTAATTTCCAAGTCTTCGACATTAACTGTATCACATGGTTGCTCATAAGCATCTTTTCTGAAAAGGCCATCTATCACTTCAtcaactaaaacaaaattttctttttaaatatggcTGTTTCGAGTTGATCATGGGGGCAAGAACTAAgttctttttcaaaataaacttttttgtaaataaatcggCTACCTAAGGAATATACAAACAAgcatttattagtttttaatctttgtaattttattaaattaaaaaaacattgccaAAATTCACTTCACCTCACTGAACACTGATGTATACAGAGTATGTCAGACAAAACATTCATTTCATTAACTGTAATCTATATTAGAACATCATTTTCTTTAGGTTCCCTTTTTTGCAAAAGAGTTTAGTTACGTGAGTCCTAAACTATAAAAAGCAAAAACCAAATAACGATTCAAGTATTGAAAGGGAAAATACAGCAGTAACATCTCTCGACACCTATcagtttctaaaaaataacgCTTTCTATTTAGACGTTAATAATtcgttacgaagacgggttgGTTCAGTTATTTTTAGCTAAAGGAAGTGATGGTGAcagttaaaaatcatatacatttaataaataaacaatagatctttcgatatatttatcgtcaatatttaaaattgcaatCAAGTGTAGTGTAGTTACACAAGTTCACAATTTTCACATGGTTCACGCAAAGTTATTTGGAATTGGACGTTAAtactaacattaaaaataccgAACAGCGTCAGCCCCCGAAATAAACCAAATATGTTTGTCCACCAATTgtgtattatttgaatttggaattcctaACCAAAGAGGAGATATTTGAGGTCTATGTGGCCAGTTTCtttgcaattttttcaaaGTAAAGTTAATCTAAACGCTGGCATTAAGAAAtacatgttaaataaaataaatttagagttAAATGCTAATGAATacacaaaaacatacaatacCAAGATTCACGTAaccttttcaaaatataacaaatgaaacacaaaaaaaataaaacataggtACGTACAGATTAATACGTAAATACTAGCTTATCGTTTCTTGCGGACCATTATTGCCGAAAAGCATTCGTAGTCGAGTTATGTAAACTATGTAATAATGGGATTATATCGTATTAATGCGTGAAAGAAGTTTTATTaccctttgccaaaaaaggaggcacaaatatttaaaaagaatgaaCATATAAATGTGATCAATTatgaaagtatataaaataaaagcccatcacaataacaaatttattgaaatagtattttaccAAATTTGTTATCTTTCCAACTCAAGCATTAAAAATTAGGTCCCAGATAAGATATTggttaatagaaaataaatcacagaaacaaaaCTTCGAAACGTTAATTCATACGTTCGTACTTTTTGTTGAAACAGgaaaagaatttaataagatatataattagatatttgtgtgtaggtatataaataacagGTTTCgaggtaatttttaaaaatagcatGTCATTTTTGTCATGCTggttaattgtatataaacgTTTGTCGGTTATACGTTATCTTAATGTAgagttatctatatattttcgcAACAAGCTACTTACGTAGATGCAATAATTAGTTTGTGAATTGTCTTCCtgcaataaatacattaacatgaaaatgtataatttcatcttatataattataaaattatgatgtTGAATTTGTTATAGCGTTTAACGGgctcaaaaaacaaattaattaattaaaacaactaaTAGGTAGTAGAACAAAGTAAAGTAGTAGTATAAGttaacgattatctagttgataaaaggagaagtagcctgtctagcactaggctagacaggctacttctaattaatttgcgatatttgttttaaaataagtgttgattgatgatttgcttttttgaAAGaataccgagagttttttacgccggttTTTTCTCTCAGCCTAcatcctctgtcttctttgtcgatgagttcaaatttaattatgtagaaTACTTGATACCTGTccatcttatgttccataataaacatattctttttatttactttttactattGCTGGTATCCTCAAAACACTGCATATTATTAAACTGTGTAAAATAACTTGTgattggaaaataaaaataaaaataaaaagacagacatatatgtgtaaattttcttaaattatgaaatgcCGACCCTTAAAGTTCAAGACCAGGAAATAAGGAGAGAAACTAGTCTTCGTCAAAATCGATAGAGGACAACCGCGACACTGATAAACTTAGGAAAGCTGTTTATATTGATAACAatgacaaaaacaaaaaaattcaaaaagctCAAAATTGGATGTTTGATACATTATAAACTCTTTTGCAAAAAGAAAAAACGGGCACCTAAGGAAATTTACGTATAAGGTCgatttcttaattaatcgaaatttaatatattttttttttgtaattaattttctataagtatttatagaaaaacaccAACCGAACTGATCACATACACGTATATATTTGATAGTTGAAAAATGAGTTTAACCAGCCCCAGCTTTGGAATTAATCGACTATACTAACACAAAAAAGATGCAGTCGAATGCTTATCAATTATTTGGCGGGCGCTTTCGTTTTCGCTtagctatattttttagtcttaaaaattattatactaaagaatataattattagtgttatatataattaaagtcaGCTGTACGAGCACGAaggtgaaaaaataatatataagaatacaaaaaacgattaaaatagtaaagacgatattatatgtattattgtgtTGTCTTAtgtctaaattaattattttttgttttattattttattttattatattttttacatatctaCCTTTTAAATCCATTCTTCAACTACGAGACTGTAGCacaaatttgtatttgaattctatatttaacttaaaattttgagAAAGGCTTTGCGCGCGGACTTCTGTATGTAGGTACTAAACTGGTTTCTGCctaaattgatattaaatataattttgccTATATATGTCGGAGCAACGGCGTTGCTGTCAGCTGCCAGTGTCATTATATGTCACAGAGCTCATACATGCAAATTAATGTCGTTACGTAAAAGTATAATCAGTTTAGAACCGATATTAAATTACTAGATCTAAAAATTTACGACTATTCAAAAATATCTCGTAATAGTAATTACATATTCATTTGTATGTGGAACCTATGGCGTTCCTTTAGctgcgaattttattataatttaataacactgAAGTAAAATTAGTTCAAAATCGTTAATACTAGgggtttatttgatttgtgtGCTGCtagatgtataaataaatgactgttaattttaaaatatcgatcattaattaataatctaacTCTACAACTAACCACACCAAGCCGGCTGGTCCCCGTGGGGGTTTTCGACCACTCCAGCCCAGAAACGAGATGACAAGCATGACAAGCACTACATAAACTTTTCAAGTTCAAACACTCAAAACCCAATCAAAAGTGAGATACTTTATATCGCCACTCTAAACTGTTTATCATTGAGAACACACGATAAACTTACTGAACTAGAGTTAGCTCTTTTAAAGATACATTGGGATATTCTAGGATTAAGCGAAATTAGAAGAATAGGCGAAAGCCCCTATGGAATAGGCTttatggtaaaaaaataataataataataataataatagcctttattcagataatctacattacatattttatacatttaaacaaattttcattttaatctaattcaggtgcatctgtgtgcccttttttggcaaaggcctcctccaaatcccgccattcctctctacactgtgccactctctgccatgtaccacctgccgtttctttaatgtggtcaatccaccttctcagttgtctccctcttttgcgcttgctgtaccttgggcaccagttaagcagttttttgctccacttttctgtacctcttgcgatgtgtcccacccatttccactttagctTCTTGATCGTTGTTGTAACATCTGTTACCttagttattttccttaatactgtattctttattttgtctcttcttgTTTTCCCTATCATACATCGTTCCATCGCTCTTTGACACACCTGTAGCTTTGTATACTGCGCTTTAGTAGGCGCCCAAGTTTGTGATCCATATGTTAGTACAGGTAGTACACAAGTATTGAAGacctttcttttaattaccatgcttgttttcttatttttcatgaCTTCTTTAAGCGCCCAAAAGCTCTTCCATGCTTTTGCTATTCTTGTGTcgatttcttttgttgttgaaTCGGTCATAGATATTGTCTGCCCGAGGTACAAGTACTCATCTacgtattctataatattgttatttaacagTACTTTTTCCTTTCTGGAATTCGTCATTACTTTGGTTTTCTCGGTATTTATTTTCAGACCGACAAACCTACTTTCTGTGTCAAGGTCTGAGACCATCTTCTCCAGTTCATCGCGTGTTGAGGCAAATAGAATTAGGTCGTCTGCAAACCTTAAGTGGTTCAATCTTTCGCCGTTTATCATTAGTCCGTACTTATCCCAActtagttttttgaaaatttcctCCAGAACAGCCGAAAACAGTTTAGGTGATAGAGGGTCTCCCTGTCGCACTCcccgttcaatatttataatcccTCCTaatttatccatttttattctagtttttccatttttatatatattcctgattatttttatatatttattatttatccccTGACTTTGCAAGGCTTGCCATATTTTTTCATGTTCCAGAGAGTCAAACGCCTTAGAATAATCAACAAAGCATAGGTAGATTGGGAGATTATATTCTTTGCTTTTTTCTAAGATTTGCCTTACTACGAAGATATGGTCTATTGTCGAATATCCACTCCGGAAACCTGCCTGCTCTATAGGTTGGTTGTCATCTAAGATTTTACCAAGTCTatgtagaattattttagCGAAGACTTTGTATATATTCGTTATAGAGCTTATGGGCCTGTAGTTGTTGATGTCACTCTTGTCTCCTTTTTTGTGTATAAGTGTTATCGTCGAGTTTGCCCATTGTTCCGGTATTGATTCCGTTCTAACTATCTCATTAAAGAGAACGGTGAAAGTAGGTACCAATACTTCCTTTAGACTTATCAAAAGCTCGTTGGTGACGTAATCTGGACCCGGTGATTTGTCCTTTTTCAGAGTCTCGATAGCCCTTTCTACCTCCCTTGGCAATATATCAGGTACCTCTTCTCCATCTTCTAGCGTCGTTTCTTTCTTTCTGCTTGTTTGGGTAGAGTATAGTTGTTTGTAGAAATCTGTCGCCGTTGAGACAATATCCGGGCGTTTGGTTATTTTATATCctcttttgttatttatatttgggatccagttaatattagtttttagttcTTTGACAGCTTTCTTGATGCCACCAGTTTTGTTTATGTACCGTTCAAGTGTGTCTAATCTTAGTTTTTGTATGTCTTGCCTaagtgataatttaatttgtttactaaGCTTCGTTATTTCTACTCTGATCGATTTCGTTTTATTctccaatttaattaattcctgCCTTTGCTTAAGGAGTAAGGACGTCTCGTCTGATACCGAATGCCACTTGTTTCTATTTGGAGGCACTCTGTTTGAACTGTAAGTTATGGCTTCTAAAACattgttgtatttttcttgtacTGATAATTCTTCCAAGTTTAGTTGGATTAAATGTTCTTTTATTTCGCTGATATTACCGATAAGGTGTTTTGATTCGCTTGTCCTAGCTTTAAAAGGTCTAGTCttctctaattttatttttagattagcTCTGACCATACGGTGGTTAGTATTGAAGTTTAGATTCTTAAGAATTGTACAGTCGCTGAACATGTTAGCCCTATTTGTGAgaataaaatcgatttcatttttatagagTCCGTTTTGTGAAATCCATGTCCATCTATTTGACGgtctttttttgtacatactaTTTAGaacctttaaattattttcgtatGCTAATTCTATAAGTTTAGTTCCATTCCTGTTTCTTTTCCCTGTACAGTAAGGGCCTAGTATAATTTCTTCTCCTTTTCTTCTCTTACCTAGTTGAGCATTATAATCTCCCATAACAATGAgatttttatgtgtataatttaatatagctcTTCTAAGATCTGCGTAGAAGGAATCTACATCGGCGTTACTGGCTTGTTCCGTAGGGCTGTAAATCTGTACTATAGACCATTTTGCGTTCGATTGTGGCATTGTAATGTTCAGAATAGCAATTCGTTCAGATATTCCCAAGAACTCCTCGATATTCTTTTtaagttctttttttataagaaatccgACTCCATATTTGCCTGATGTTTcgcctttaaaataaaatacaaaattaccgTGGTCTTCTATTTCTTCTCCTAGTCTCCGAACTTCGCTAAGGCCTATAATGGACCAGTGAATTTTTTCAATTGCTAATATTAGCTCAGTAAGGCTTTCTTCCTTTCTTAGAGTGAGAGTATTAATTGTTGCAATATACAGGTGCTGATTGTCTTTTTGGCGATTGACTATTTTGagggaattattttttattttgggaTTTGAAGGGTAATAGTCTTTTTCCCCCACGGTGACCAGCCGGCTTGGGAGAGGTGGAGGGGGCgcttgtaattgttattgacATGCTGTAGATTCTTCTAGAGCGGGACGTTTggagtttgttttttttgtcaagTAGTTGTCTAtgtgattgtttttatataattttttcgcTGCTTTTCTTGTTGTATCGGCTTCGCAGTTGTCTTCTTTCGACTCTGGTGACGTTGACTGGTTTCTCTTCTTTTTTCCTGGTCTTGACCTTTCAGAGACAgtgtttggattttttaaataaataattttatcgtaCTTTAGAATCGCTAGTCTGCCTTTTTCTCGTTCTGTGTTGACTATTATTTGCAACTCCTTGCGTTTATTAATGATTTCTGGAGGAAAATCttctttaatgtaataggGTGATGACTCAAAATTTTTCCTTTGtttaaggatttttatttttagtcccATCGTTGCTAGTGTGAAGATTATGGGTCTCGTCTTCTCCCCCTTTTTTCCTAATCTTCTCACGTATTCGATGCTGTTTTTGTCGCATTTAATGTTCAAGCATTTATCGATTATTCCTACAACGGATTTTTCTAGGTCCCAGTAGCTGTTTTCTTTTTCCTCGACGCCAAAAATAAGTAGATTTTTACGTCGAGAGTTCCGCTCTagttggtttattttatttttatattatattggtaaaaaaatacttacagcCAAATATAGAAGAATTCAAGGGCATACCAGATAGAATAGCCATTCGTAATAGAAATTTGCCAGGGTTTAAGGACAAATGGtcgattatataaatttatgcaCATACTGAAAATCATGAAGAACAAGTTTTACAACCAACTAACTTTAGCTTTACAAAATACTTTCAAAAGCACCATAGCTTTGGCCCAAGGAGCAAAAACGGAGAACGAATGCTCAATCTTGCTGTCGAATATAATTAAGCATTCATgaacaatttctttaaaaaagatacagCAAAGAAGTGGACTTGGACAT
Proteins encoded:
- the LOC110991450 gene encoding uncharacterized protein LOC110991450, with amino-acid sequence MDLKVDEVIDGLFRKDAYEQPCDTVNVEDLEIKLPEWFDEKKYNQGRRFQKDFFFMQSITMILGLVAVMAIPTILSVLVGTRRSNSQYTAFKRYWSTYSHVKSWFDHDLKPGSLSWRSLQTVRSHHIVADRASKLKGHGTVSQRDMALTLFGFIGFTVLKPNKLGIRALQPGDWEAYNHFWGVIGYALGLEDRYNICRKTFNETKEICQILQDKVFTPCLTSPPDYFEHAAHVMASGLSAIHPAIDHEALVYFTKYLSNVPGYVYTEEDRLSLERKLQKQLKGFNNDAGVNATDLIEKCPIDFLPKSSPITLYAKDYETLDDSPQYKRLSLSSKLKIASLDVILSLYITNIGRVFFNLQFYWCVFIGTYLPYVAMWRFGIPQAYVSIFKLGPTDDVVPLPNSKYYNREPKPWFKEIWDCLIW